A window of Mucilaginibacter robiniae genomic DNA:
AAAACGCTACCATGTGCTAACCGGTACGCACCCTATGCCGCCGCTGTGGGCACTGGGTTATCACCAATGTCGCTGGAGCTATTATCCAGAATCTAAAGTGCGTAAGGTAACTACCGGTTTCCGCGAAAATAAAATTCCTTGTGATGGTATCTACCTAGATATTGACTACATGGATGGTTACCGCTGCTTTACCTGGAACCGTAAGTATTTTCCGGAGCCTAAAAAGATGATTAAAGAGCTGGCGGCTCAAGGTTTTAAAACTGTAGTAATTATCGATCCTGGTATTCGGGTAGATGATAATTATGCGATTTTCAGAGAGGGTAAAAAAAACCGCTACTTCTGTCGCCGCAGTGATGATTACTTTATGGAAGGCCACGTTTGGCCAGGCCGTTGTCAGTTTCCCGACTTTACCAACCCTGAAGTGCGCACCTGGTGGGGTACTTTGTTTGATGAACTGGTACAAATGGGCGTTGCCGGTGTATGGAACGATATGAACGAACCTGCCGTGTTTGGTGCCGGTACCTTCCCGGATGATGTGCGGCACCAGTATGATGGTTTCCGCGGTTCGCACCGTAAGGCACATAACGTGTACGGTATGCAAATGGTACGCGCTACCTACGAAGGTTTGCGCAAGCTCATGAAAAACAAGCGTCCTTTTACCATTACCCGTGCGGGTTATTCAGGCGTACAGCGTTATTCATCAGTGTGGACAGGAGATAACGTAGCTTCATGGGAACACCTGCGTTTGGGTAACCTGCAATGCCAGCGTTTATCCATGTCGGGCATTCCATTCTGTGGTACTGATATTGGTGGCTTTAGCGGCGAGCCGGATGGCGAGCTATTTACCCGCTGGATACAAATGGGAACATTCTCTCCATTTATGCGTGCACACTCGGCAGGTGATACTAAAGAGCGTGAGCCCTGGAGCTTTGGCGAGCCGTTCACAGCCATTAACCGTAAGTTTATAGAACTGCGGTATAAATTGCTGCCATACTTGTATTCTACGTTTTGGGAGCACCACCGCTATGGCTTCCCGATATTGCGACCGGTAGTTATGCAAGAGCAGGATGAAATCAATAACCAAGCCCGCCAAGATGAGTTTACTTATGGCGATAAGATATTGGTATGTCCAGTAATGGAACCGGGTCAGCAAAGTCGTCGGGTGTATCTGCCTAAAGGTAACTGGTTTTACTATTGGGATAACACCTTGGTGGAAGGCGGCTGCGAGATAGATGTGGCTACCCCGCTGGAAACTATACCCGTGTTTGTAAAAGCGGGTTCGGTACTTCCTGAATATCCAGTAATGCAATATGTAGGCGAAAAAGAAATTGAAGAAGTGCGCCTGAATGTATATTACAGTGATACACCGGTTAATTCTTTCTTCTTTGAAGATTATGGTGAAACCTTTGCCTACGAGCAAGACATTTATTCAGAAAAGAAATTTGTAGTAAGTGGTAAAGAAAACTTGTTAACCTTACAGCAAACTATGGAGGGCTTATATACACCACGTTACGAAAACTACTGTTTCCATGTGGCTGGTTTACCGTTTAAGCCTACCAAAATTATTGCTGATGGTAAACCCGTTACTGATTTCATTTACACTGAAGGCAATGTGCTGGAATTTAAATTAACCAAGAACTTTAAACAGATTGAAATTGCCTGATAAATAGGCTAAGTTATTGATAACAGCAGGAGGGCTGGTCATGGTAAACATGGCCGGCCCTTTTGATTTTATAGAGGGCATGCAGGTAATAGCTAATGTAAAGTGGTTTTAAAAGCATGAGTATGTTCCGTAATATCACTACTATTGTAAGCCATTAAAACAAGCATTCATCACACGTGTTGCGTAATCAGTAGCAAACCCTGTTAGCTTGTGTTAATGGGCAACCTAAGATTAACATGAAAACTGCCGCTACCGGCAAAATTATTATGGCAAAGCGAACCAAAAAAACTGATCCTAAATCTGAAGCAGACATTGTTTCAACTACCGGACATGAAGTACAAGCCGAACTGGCCGAAGAGAAAGCAGCACCTTTCCCGGAATCTGAACCGGTAAAAACTCCAAAGCCATCTTCCCGTAAAAAGCCGCAACCTACAGAAAATGGTGATGGTGCTTTTCCCGAATCAAAGCCTGTAAAGGCAGTAAAGCCAGCTACAACTAAAAAAACTAAGACAGATAAAACTACACCGATAGAAGCTTCTCCCGTAACAGAGTTACCTGCTGGTGAGATATCCATCCATACTTTACTTACAGAGATACCTGCCAAGAAGGCTCGTGCTACAAAGGCTAAACCTGCCGAAAATACTGCACCTGCTTCTTTGCCAGTAATACCCGAAACAACCGAACCTATTGCAAATGAACAGTTGGCTCAGGTTGAAACTTACAGCCGCTTTTCAGATTATGATATTAACCTGTTTAAGGCAGGTACGCATTATAAGTTATACGATAAGTTGGGTTCGCATGTAGTTACCCATAAAGACGTTGTGGGTACTTATTTTGCCGTGTGGGCGCCTAATGCCCAGTATGTATCGGTAATCGGTAATTTTAATGGCTGGAATGCCGGTTCGCATCAGCTTAACCATCGTTGGGATGGATCCGGTATATGGGAAGGTTTTATTCCTAACATTGGTAATGGCGAGGTATATAAATATCACATCCGTTCTAACAGCGGCGAAGAACTGGAAAAAGGCGATCCATTCGCCTTGCGCTGGGAAGAACCACCTCGTACAGCATCAATTATTGCCGACACGTATTATGAATGGAAAGATAACGACTGGATGGCCAACCGTTATCAGCATACTGCACTTGATAAACCTTATTCAGTGTATGAAGTGCACTTAGGCTCATGGGCACGTAATACCGAGAGCCCGAATGATTTTTTCACATACGATCAAATAGCTGATCGACTGGTACCGTACGTAAAGCAAATGGGCTTTACGCATGTGGAGTTTATGCCGATAATGGAGCACCCCTATTATCCGAGCTGGGGTTATCAGATTACCGGATACTTTGCGGCAACTTCGCGCTACGGAACTCCACAACAATTGATGAACTTGATTGAACAATTACACCAAGAGGGTATAGGTGTAATATTGGATTGGGTGCCTTCACATTTTCCGGGTGATGCACACGCGCTGTACCGATTTGATGGTACACATTTATATGAGCATGAAGATGTGCGCAAAGGTTATCACCCCGACTGGACCTCTTATATTTTTAACTACGGACGTAATGAAGTAAAGGCGTTCCTGATTAGTAATGCCCTGTTCTGGCTAGACCGGTACCATGCCGATGGTTTGCGCGTTGATGGTGTAGCTTCAATGTTATATTTGGATTACTCGCGCAAGCATGGTGAGTGGGAGCCTAACCACCATGGCGGTAATGAGAATCTGGAAGCTATTCAGTTTTTGAAAGATTTCAACGTAGCTGTTTACAGCACCTTCCCGGATGTACAGACTATTGCCGAAGAATCAACTTCGTTTCCGGGTGTAAGTCGCCCTGTTTACACCGATGGCTTAGGCTTTGGTATGAAATGGATGATGGGCTGGATGCATGATACATTGGGCTATTTCAGTAAAGACCCTGTATATCGCACACATCACCACAATCAGCTTACTTTTAGCTTAATGTATGCCTTTACCGAAAACTTTATGCTACCTTTCTCGCACGATGAAGTAGTGTATGGTAAAGGTTCTATGATTAATAAAATGCCGGGTGACGAGTGGCAGCGCTTTGCTAATTTACGCTTAATGTACAGTTATATGTTTACCCACCCAGGCGCTAAACTGATGTTTATGGGCAGCGAGTTTGCACAAACTGCCGAGTGGGACTTTGGTCAGTCGCTGGACTGGGCGGTAGTGCAGTATGAGTGCCATTTGGGGGTTCAGGAAGAAGTAAAAGCATTAAATCATATTTATACAAGTGAGCCGGCCCTTTATGAAAAATCATTCAGTTGGGAAGGGTTTGAGTGGATAGACGGTAGCAATGACCAAGATTCTATTTTTGTTTACCTTCGTAAAGGGCATGATGCTGCTAATGATGTTGTAGTCGTGTTAAACATGACACCTAATGTACACTACCAATACCGTGTAGGTGTTCCGGCCGCTGGCGAATGGAAAGAAATTTTCAACTCAGATGATAAAGCTTATTGGGGGTCGGGTGTGAACAATCCATTGCCTTATCAAAGCCAATCAACCAGCTGGCATGGCCGCGAAAATTCTATCGAAGTTACTTTACCACCATTAGGTGCTGTAATGTTTAAACGAATCTAATTTTAGCCTTTTAAAAGCTTATAAAACGAAAAAGCCGAAGTATAATCTTCGGCTTTTTGGCTTTGTAGCAAGTTAAGTACTGTGTGCCTGTAAAAGGCTCAAGAAAATTACAGCGTCATTTTGTACTCGCAATTGGCTATAGCCCGTTTGTAATCTTCAATTGAATCAAAGTTTAAGCAAAGCTTAATTGCATTTTTGTAGTAATTAATAGCTTCGTCAAAGTTCTGTGCGTATTCTTCAATAATACCTAAACGATAATTTACAAGAGCTTTATCAACCAGCGGGCGGGTCAGTGCTTTTTCGGCCAAAGCGCGTGCTTTATCCCATTGTTCCAAATTAGTGTACAATACAATCAGGTTAATATAAGCATGCGGATAATTCGGATTGCTTTTTATAGCTGCTTTGTAATGGTTTTCGGCCCGGGCATAATCATCAAACTGAGTACGGTAAAGCCAGCCTAACGAGTTATGTGCCTGTGCAGTAGATGGCTCTTCAAATATAATATTTTCCAGTAGTTGCTTGGCTTGCAAAAAATTGGAATTACGGATAGCTTCTTCGGCTTCCAGATAAGTATCTTCCCAGTTATGCATGTTTTTATACTTTTAGTCAACAGGCAATATACAAAATGTTACGCAGGTTTGCTATACACTATCTGGCAAAATGAAACATATATGAAGTAAGCCAGTTGATTGATATGAACCAATGTAGATTGTGATGAGCGCGAAATTTTTTTATTTGTTCATGGTAGGTGGTACTATAGCCTTCGGCTTGCTGGTTTATAAGCTTTTCACTGCGCATACTGCAACAAAATTCGGTACGCTGCTGGATGATTTAATCGCCATGCTGATTTTGTATTACCTGGCTTACAAAGTGTACCACGAAAAGAAAGATAACGAAATGATGTAGTCAGGAACTAGTAAGCTTTTAAGTGCTAGCTAAAACCTGCTGATTAACTTACTGAGTAACGCGTGTACATGTTTTTAACAAAAAAGCCGGGCTTCATGCCCGGCTTTTTTATTTAGTTTGATTGATAAATGATTACAGTTTACCAATTTCTTCAACCAAATCAATCAGTTTGTTTGAGTAGCCCCATTCGTTATCATACCAAGCCACTACTTTCACGAAGTTTTCGTTCAATGCGATACCAGCTTTAGCATCGAAAATTGAGGTACGTGCATCACCTTTAAAGTCGTCAGATACTACTTCGTCTTCAGTGTAACCTAAAATACCTTTCAAATCACCTTCTGAAGCCTCTTTCATAGCATTTTTGATGTCTTCGTAAGAAGCAGATTCTTTCAGACGTACAGTTAAGTCAACTACAGAAACGTCAGGTACTGGTACGCGGAATGACATACCGGTTAATTTACCTTTTAACGCCGGGATCACTAATGATACTGCTTTAGCAGCACCAGTTGATGAAGGGATAATGTTTTGGTAAGCACCACGGCCACCTCTCCAGTCTTTAGCCGATGGGCCGTCAACTGTTTTTTGAGTAGCAGTAACAGCGTGTACGGTGCTCATTAAACCTTCTTCAATACCAAATTTATCGTTCAATACTTTAGCAATCGGAGCTAAACAGTTGGTAGTACATGAAGCGTTAGATACGATAGTATTTTCTGGCTTTAATTCTTTGTGGTTAACACCCATTACGAAAGTAGGGGTGTCGTCTTTAGCAGGAGCAGACATAACTACTTTTTTAGCACCAGCCTGAATGTGTTTTTGAGCAGCTTCCTGGGTTAAAAACAATCCAGTTGATTCGATAACTACTTCAGCGCCAACTTCATCCCATTTCAGGTTAGCAGGATCTTTTTCAGCAGTTACACGGATAGTTTGGCCGTTTACTACCAAGTTGCCATCTTTAACTTCGATAGTACCGTCAAATTTACCGTGAGTAGAGTCATATTTTAGCATATAGGCCATGTAGTCAGGCTCAACCAGGTCATTGATACCTACTACTTCAATACCAGGGCGTTGAATAGCAGCCCGGAAAGCCAAACGACCGATACGGCCGAATCCGTTGATTCCTATTTTCATTTTTTAATTTTTGTTTGAATAGTACGTTAATAAATTATTAATGGGTTCTTTTAAAATGTAAGCAATTTCTAAGTTTAATGTCTGTGCAGCTTCATTTAGGTAGTTACCTAGACTAGAAGCTACTGTACCTGCAAAATGAATTTGTGCCTCAGGGTACAATTTTTTAAACGGTATAATATAGGTTTGCAGCAACTTATCGAAACCGGTTAGCACAACGTTTTTGATATACTTATCTTCCTGATGTTCTACAAAAAAGTCAGCCATCGAGCTCAGATATAATGCTGGTTGCCGTTGCCGGTACACTTTTTCCAACAACACCTTACGGTCGGTATCGTATTTTTTTTCAAATTTTTTACGCAGGTTTTCAGGCAAGGTTTCGTTCAGGTAAGCTTTAATCAATTGCTTGCCCAGCCAGTTACCCGACCCTTCATCAGCCAGAATATAGCCTAAGCCATAGTTGTTGGGTTTGATCTTTTTACCATCAAACCAGGCTGCATTGGTACCGCTGCCGCAAATAGATACAATGCCGGGCTTATTTTTACAGCAAGCTATTGCTGCGCCATTCATATCATGGTCAACTACTACTTTAGCGTATTTAAAAAAGGCTGACAAGCTGTTACTGACTACTGCTTTCAGGTTTGCATTTAAAATACCGGCACCAAAAAAATAAATACGTTTTATTCCTTCGGCATGATGTATCAGGTTGATGTTTTTGTTCAGCAGGTGCAGTATATGCTTTTCGTCAGAAAAAAACGGATTGATGCTGCTGGTTTTAAATGAGGCTATGGTTTTTCCTTTGTCGGCCAGCCGCCAGTCTGCATAGTTTGATCCGCTGTAAATAACTGCAACCATAGATATTATTGTATTGCTGTACGGCGCGCAAATATAACAACTTTAACGTCTTGATGAACAATGTTGGTATTTAGGTACCGGAGCAATATTAAAACTGGTTTGTAACCCAATTGTGTTACAAATTTAAGCATTATTTTTCAGGATTTTTGCATTAAAAGTGTTCTTTTTACACTAAGTAAATAATGCGTATTAAATTTAATCGATTTAGAAAAAATGCGCTACCTTTAAAAAATTCATTATATAACTTATAACGATTGAAAGAACATTTACCAAAGTTTGAGTCGGCTATATCTATTGATTGTGTAATTTTTGGATTTGAGGCCGGCGAACTAAAAATATCACTGATTGAGCGTAGCGCCGAACCTTATACTGATTGGTGGGCTTTGCCCGGAAATATTGTAAAGCAGGATGAAAGCATAGAAGCTGCTGCCGAGCGCATATTGCACGAACTAACCGGCTTGCATGATTTGCACATGGAGCAGTTTCATACCTTTGGCGACGTAAACCGGCATCCCAGTGGGCGTGTAATTACTGTTGCTTATTATGCGTTAATCCGCATCAATCATCAGGATGAATTGCGGCCAGTAAACCAGGAACAGTTAGCTAAAAAAGCTTTTTGGCATTCGGTAAATGATCTACCTAAACTAGCGTTTGACCATACTGAAATTTTCAAGTATGGGTTTGACCAGTTAAAGCGTAAGCTGAACTATCAGCCTATTGCTTTTGAACTGCTGCCCGAAAAGTTTACGCTTACCCAATTGCAGCAGTTGTATGAGGCTATTTTATGTAAAAAGCTGGACAAGCGAAATTTTAGGAAGAAAATGCTGAGTTACGGGTTTTTAAAGGAGCTGGATGAAAAGCAGAAGAACGTTTCTTTCCGTGCAGCCAAGCTATACAAATTTGACCGACGTAAGTATGCTAAAATTTTTCAGAGCGAATTAAGTGCATCTGAAAAGTAGTAAATAGAAAATTTAGCATAAAAAAAGCGATACTTGATGGTATCGCTTTTTTTATGCTTGAACAGCTAACCTTTACAGTTGGCTGGGCTCCATATTTAAATGGTATTTAACCAGATTGTCTATAGGAGAGCGAATGATATTACCCATACGCATACCATTTTCAGTAACTACCTCTTCCAGTACATTGCGGAAGTTGTAACCTACTGAACCAATACAGTTAAAGGTATAGTTTTGATAGTTAGGGTAGTGGGTTACCAAATTGCGGAAGAAATCTTCAAAAGAGGTTTTAACCAGGTTACGGGTGTACTCAATATGCACGTTGTTATCATACACAAACTTGCTGAAGCTGGCGCAGAAGCGGTTAGCCAGAGGTTGTGAGTAAACCGCATCGTTTACTTGATCTGGTGTCAGGTGGTAGGTGTTCCAGAAGTTTTTACGAACTGCTTCAGGCATATAGCCGCGTAAATAGTCTACCAGCAGCTTTTTGCCAATATAACAACCACTGCCTTCATCTCCTAAAATATAAGCACCCGAGTCAATATTTTGAAGGATATTTTTGCCATCATAAAGGCAAGTATTGGTACCTGTACCTAAAATAGCAGCAAAACCTTCATTGTGACCTAAAACAGCACGAGCAGCAGCCAGTAAATCGTGGCCAACACTTACTTTAGCATTAGTAAACACTTGCTTCATGGCATCTTCAACCAGTTTTCTCTTATCATCAGTTGAGCAACCTGCGCCGTAGTAGTACACGTCAGTTAATTTATCTACTTGCAAATCGGCAGGTAAACTATTCTTCAGTGATTGGATTATATATTCTGGGCTAACAAAGTATGGATTGTAACCTTCGGTATTAAATAATACTTTTTTACCTTCATCGGTAACCAAACACCAATTTGTTTTGGTAGAGCCACCGTCAGCAATCAATTTCATAAGTGTAATAATTATTAGGGGCTAAAGTATGATTTACCCGATACTTAAAAAAATATTTTCTGGTAATAAGTCTATTTAAAAGTTTAATGTGCTGCCTAAATCGATTGTAAGTTATTTGAATTATACTTATAATTAATGTTAATTTTTAGCTTGTAATTGTTCTTGTCAGCATTACTCAAGCCTGATTAGCGCTAAAATAAATATATTTGCAGCCGTCCGCTTTATTTTTGTAATGTCTGATTTATCGTTAAACCACCCCGAAGTTTGTTTTGTGCAACCTGAATTTATACGTATTGCTGTAGTTGGTTTAGGCTATGTAGGTTTGCCTTTAGCGGTTGAGTTTGCAACCCGGTACCCGGTGGTAGGTTTTGATGTTAAGCAAAACCGTATTGATGAATTAGCTCAAAGCTTTGATCGTACACAGGAAGTAGAACCAGAAAAAATTAAGGCCGTTGTAGATACAGCATCAGCTAACAAAGGTTTGCTCTTTACCTCGGATGCCGGCCAACTGGCAGATTGTAATGTGTATATTGTATCGGTACCAACACCTACCGACCGTCATAACCGCCCTGATTTAAGTTTGCTAACAAAAGCCAGCGAAACCATTGGGCGTGTTTTAAAAGTTGGCGATGTAGTCATCTATGAATCTACTGTATATCCTGGGGTAACGGAAGATGTTTGTGTCCCTGTGCTGGAACAAGTATCGGGATTGCGTTTTAATCATGATTTTTTTGCTGGTTACTCGCCCGAACGTATCAATCCAGGCGATAAGGTGCATACTTTAACTAATATTATAAAGGTTACATCAGGCAGTACGCCTGAGGTGGCCGATTTTGTAGATAGCCTGTATCAATCCATTATTATTGCCGGTACACATAAAGCGCCATCTATTAAGGTAGCCGAAGCTTGTAAGGTAATTGAAAACTCACAACGTGATATTAACATTGCCTTTGTCAATGAAATAGCTAAAATATTTAACCTGATAGGTGTGGATAGCCAAGCCGTATTAGAAGCCGCCAGTACCAAATGGAATTTTTTAAAATTTAAGCCAGGCTTAGTAGGCGGGCACTGTACGGGGGTTGATCCTTACTATCTGGCACAGCGTGCGCAGGAGGTAGGGTACCATCCGGAAATTATTTTAGCCGGTCGGCGTATTAATGATGGTATGGGCACCTATGTGGCTCTGGAAGTTATTAAGCTGATGGTAAAAAACAACCTACCGGTTAAACATGCTAACATACTGGTGCTGGGCTTTACCTTTAAAGAAAACTGTCCTGACGTGCGCAACACCCGGGTAATTGATATTGTAAAAACCTTACAGGAGTTTGATGCTGCGGTAGATGTGTACGACCCTTGGGCTCAACCCGATGAAGTATTGAAAGAATATCAGCTGATTACTTACAATCAGCAACAGGCCTTGCAGCAACATTATGATGCCATTGTTCTGGCTGTAGCACATCGGGAGTTTTTGGAGTTAGACTACCAAAAGCTTAAGCGAAATGCACAATCTATAGTTTACGATATTAAAGGTGTATTGAATACTGATCTGGTTAACGGGCGCTTATAGTAACTATAGGTTAAGTTTCTGGAGCGTATTTCATGTAAATATCGGTGTCATATACACAATAACTTAGCTAAGTGTTTTGAAAAAATTATATCTTTGACTGCTTTTGACAGTTAATATTGATATAACCTATAATGACAATAATGCTTACAAAGGAAACGGAGTGGATGGAATTAGTTGATGAAAGCCTAGCTCTTACTAGGTAAGCACTTCTTTAAAATATTAAAAAGAAATCACATAATAATTTGTAGTCTCTATGTTCATAATAGGGGATGCAATAATTTATATCACAGTACTTTATTAGTGTATGAATCTGAAAAAAGTCGTTAAGACGTTTGTGTTTTTAGTTCTCATTGTATTTTCATTACCTATTCTGGCCCAAAATTTAGCAAACGTTAGGGTAGATGACCTGACCGATGCACAAGTACGCCAGCTCATGCAAAAGGCTGCTGCGGTGGGCTACACAGATGATGCCCAGCTAGCTCAACTTGCTGTTGCACAAGGTATGAATCCAAATGAAATACAGAAATTAACCGTAAGAGTTCAGAAGCTTAGAGAGCAAGATAAAACGAACGGCAGTAAAACAGGCATCAATACGCAAGGTGGGTTAAGTTTAGGGGGTAGAACTTATAACTTTCCGGCTTCTGATTTGGATACAGATACAACCGATACTTCTTTATTTGCAAGTAATTATAATAGTCAATATGCTTATCGTAGGCAGCAAATGCGTGATGCTTACGGAAACTTAGTTCCAAAAGTATTTGGTGAAGATTTATTCAAAAATAGTAAAATTAGTTTTGAACCTAATTTAAGATTAGCTACTCCTAAAGGTTATGTAATTGGACCAGATGATGATTTGATTATTGATTTAACTGGTGACAATGAGGCTAGTTATACTTTAAGAGTCTCTCCTGAAGGTACTATCAGGTTGCAGTATGTAGGTTTAATCTCCGTAGGCGGATTAACTATTGAGCAAGCTACTTCAAAAATAAAGGCTAGTATGATTCGTACTTACCCAGGGTTAAGAAGTGGGCGTACTAGCGTAGCTATTAACTTAGGTAATATCAGAAGTATTAAAGTTACTATTATTGGTGAAGCGGTCAGGCCCGGAACTTATACTTTATCTTCATTAGGTACTGTTTTTAATGCATTGTATGCATCAGGCGGGCCAAGTAAGAATGGTTCTTTTAGAAACATTCAAGTTATAAGAAATAATCATGTAATTAATACTATTGATGTATATGAGTTCTTGTTAAAGGGAATTGTAAAAAATATTCGATTGCAAGATCAAGACATTATTAATATTCCGGTTTACCAAACTCGTATAGAAATGAGTGGTGAAGTAAAAAGACCAGCCTTATATGAGATGCTGAGTACTGAGACTTTACAAGACGCGATTAACTTTGCCGGTGGTTTTTCAAGTCAAGCTTATACTGCTAATATTAAGGTATTACAAAATACCAGTCGTGAACGCAAATTGGTTGATGTAGATGCCAGTCATTTTGCTTCTTATAAACCAATAAACGGCGATAAGTACGTTGTGGAAACTATACTTAACCGTTTTGAAAATAGGGTTGCAATAAACGGTGCTGTGTTCCGACCGGGCAAATACGAATTAGAAAAAGGATTAACTATTAAAGGGTTGATTGCTAAAGCTGATGGGTTAAGGGAAGATGCTTTTTTGAATCGTGGTTATATTTCAAGACTTAATCTGGATAATACACCTTCTTTATTGTCATTTGATGTACAAAAAATTTTAAATGGTACAGAGGCAGATATTCCGTTGCAACGGGAAGACAATGTAACTATTAGTTCCATTTTTGATTTGCGCGATGAATATAGCGTTGAAATACAAGGTGAGGTTCGGTATCCGGGTATGTTTAAATATGCTGACAATACCAGCTTAGAAGCATTAATACAGATGGCTGGTGGTTTTAAAGAAGGAGCTACTCCCAACCGGATAGAAATTTCAAGAAGAGTAAGGAATAGTGATGCCAGTTCGAAAGCAGCAATAACAGCACAGATATTTACTATAGATGTTGATCAAAATCTTAAGCTTGTAGGTGAACCGTTTATTTTAAAACCTTTCGATATAGTTTCGGTACGTAATTCAGAGGGGTACCAAGTGCAAAAGATAGTACGCATACAAGGAGAAATATTATATCCGGGTACTTACACCATTCAGCGTAAGGATGAAAAAATTGCAGATATTATTAAACGTGCCGGCGGCTTAACTGCCATGGCTTTTCCTGAAGGTGCATCATTAAAGCGCCCTGGAACTGTAATTAAAAAAGATAAAAAAGCTAAAAGCGTAGTTGATAGTATTGATGCGGCAGAACAGCGGCAACGATTACAAAATTTAAAACGACTGCAGTTTTCACAAGGTGTAACTGATACAGCCAGCATTCAAGATTCGGTAATTCGCAGTGATTTTGTTGGTATTAACATGGTGAAAATTTTAGAAGACCCGTCGTCAAGATTTAACTTGCTGGTTGAAGACGGCGACATTATCGAAGTGCCTAAAGAATTACAAACGGTTAGAGTGACAGGCGAAGTGCTAAAACCAATAAACATTGTTTACAAACAAGGTAAGGGCA
This region includes:
- a CDS encoding glycoside hydrolase family 31 protein, yielding MEDNILSTTEQLSPNNQPPELPTSKLIEQEEEIFHHVNNPVAGLKPIVKKYLGAPNHVEQHGNRFYFTDGEAKVEVIVVTDEIIRIRMAPHGVFLEEFSYAVPKLEAKVSVFHLYDDPEEYRITTNTVNCHISKKDFFISFSDRQNHVTSSDAVPMHWEENVQFGGYYVYGTKVCHTEEAFYGLGDKPTDLNLRGKRLVNWNTDAYSFGWNQDPIYRSIPFYISLNEGIAHGIFFDNTFKSHFDFGAEDRDKTSFWADGGELQYYYIHGPHMMDVVKRYHVLTGTHPMPPLWALGYHQCRWSYYPESKVRKVTTGFRENKIPCDGIYLDIDYMDGYRCFTWNRKYFPEPKKMIKELAAQGFKTVVIIDPGIRVDDNYAIFREGKKNRYFCRRSDDYFMEGHVWPGRCQFPDFTNPEVRTWWGTLFDELVQMGVAGVWNDMNEPAVFGAGTFPDDVRHQYDGFRGSHRKAHNVYGMQMVRATYEGLRKLMKNKRPFTITRAGYSGVQRYSSVWTGDNVASWEHLRLGNLQCQRLSMSGIPFCGTDIGGFSGEPDGELFTRWIQMGTFSPFMRAHSAGDTKEREPWSFGEPFTAINRKFIELRYKLLPYLYSTFWEHHRYGFPILRPVVMQEQDEINNQARQDEFTYGDKILVCPVMEPGQQSRRVYLPKGNWFYYWDNTLVEGGCEIDVATPLETIPVFVKAGSVLPEYPVMQYVGEKEIEEVRLNVYYSDTPVNSFFFEDYGETFAYEQDIYSEKKFVVSGKENLLTLQQTMEGLYTPRYENYCFHVAGLPFKPTKIIADGKPVTDFIYTEGNVLEFKLTKNFKQIEIA
- the glgB gene encoding 1,4-alpha-glucan branching protein GlgB; translated protein: MKTAATGKIIMAKRTKKTDPKSEADIVSTTGHEVQAELAEEKAAPFPESEPVKTPKPSSRKKPQPTENGDGAFPESKPVKAVKPATTKKTKTDKTTPIEASPVTELPAGEISIHTLLTEIPAKKARATKAKPAENTAPASLPVIPETTEPIANEQLAQVETYSRFSDYDINLFKAGTHYKLYDKLGSHVVTHKDVVGTYFAVWAPNAQYVSVIGNFNGWNAGSHQLNHRWDGSGIWEGFIPNIGNGEVYKYHIRSNSGEELEKGDPFALRWEEPPRTASIIADTYYEWKDNDWMANRYQHTALDKPYSVYEVHLGSWARNTESPNDFFTYDQIADRLVPYVKQMGFTHVEFMPIMEHPYYPSWGYQITGYFAATSRYGTPQQLMNLIEQLHQEGIGVILDWVPSHFPGDAHALYRFDGTHLYEHEDVRKGYHPDWTSYIFNYGRNEVKAFLISNALFWLDRYHADGLRVDGVASMLYLDYSRKHGEWEPNHHGGNENLEAIQFLKDFNVAVYSTFPDVQTIAEESTSFPGVSRPVYTDGLGFGMKWMMGWMHDTLGYFSKDPVYRTHHHNQLTFSLMYAFTENFMLPFSHDEVVYGKGSMINKMPGDEWQRFANLRLMYSYMFTHPGAKLMFMGSEFAQTAEWDFGQSLDWAVVQYECHLGVQEEVKALNHIYTSEPALYEKSFSWEGFEWIDGSNDQDSIFVYLRKGHDAANDVVVVLNMTPNVHYQYRVGVPAAGEWKEIFNSDDKAYWGSGVNNPLPYQSQSTSWHGRENSIEVTLPPLGAVMFKRI
- a CDS encoding tetratricopeptide repeat protein, whose translation is MHNWEDTYLEAEEAIRNSNFLQAKQLLENIIFEEPSTAQAHNSLGWLYRTQFDDYARAENHYKAAIKSNPNYPHAYINLIVLYTNLEQWDKARALAEKALTRPLVDKALVNYRLGIIEEYAQNFDEAINYYKNAIKLCLNFDSIEDYKRAIANCEYKMTL
- the gap gene encoding type I glyceraldehyde-3-phosphate dehydrogenase; translated protein: MKIGINGFGRIGRLAFRAAIQRPGIEVVGINDLVEPDYMAYMLKYDSTHGKFDGTIEVKDGNLVVNGQTIRVTAEKDPANLKWDEVGAEVVIESTGLFLTQEAAQKHIQAGAKKVVMSAPAKDDTPTFVMGVNHKELKPENTIVSNASCTTNCLAPIAKVLNDKFGIEEGLMSTVHAVTATQKTVDGPSAKDWRGGRGAYQNIIPSSTGAAKAVSLVIPALKGKLTGMSFRVPVPDVSVVDLTVRLKESASYEDIKNAMKEASEGDLKGILGYTEDEVVSDDFKGDARTSIFDAKAGIALNENFVKVVAWYDNEWGYSNKLIDLVEEIGKL
- a CDS encoding NUDIX hydrolase; the protein is MKEHLPKFESAISIDCVIFGFEAGELKISLIERSAEPYTDWWALPGNIVKQDESIEAAAERILHELTGLHDLHMEQFHTFGDVNRHPSGRVITVAYYALIRINHQDELRPVNQEQLAKKAFWHSVNDLPKLAFDHTEIFKYGFDQLKRKLNYQPIAFELLPEKFTLTQLQQLYEAILCKKLDKRNFRKKMLSYGFLKELDEKQKNVSFRAAKLYKFDRRKYAKIFQSELSASEK